The following are encoded in a window of Acidobacteriota bacterium genomic DNA:
- a CDS encoding carbon-nitrogen hydrolase family protein has product MKVAAYQAPLPATGSKKVLGLIREQIAYCEAYSVEVVCCPEGVLGGLADYSASPADIAIDVESGQLQTLLAPLANDRVTTILGFTEIDRSGRLYNSAAVFHRGTVAGIYRKRHPAIRHSVYEPGDELPVFTVGNLTFGITICNDSNHGELARTLTAKGAKALFVPTNNGLPLSKAKPELVAETRKVDIALAIENGVFVIRADVAGSIEGLVSYGSSGIVAPDGKLLQSARQLEAELIVAEIEIASPEIWTGGTAAKSIAAQDKDSRLAMEAPNLRKEGVGPS; this is encoded by the coding sequence ATGAAAGTCGCCGCTTACCAAGCCCCTTTGCCTGCAACAGGCTCAAAGAAAGTTTTAGGTCTGATTCGGGAACAGATCGCTTACTGCGAAGCATATAGTGTGGAAGTCGTGTGTTGTCCAGAAGGGGTCTTGGGTGGTCTCGCTGACTATTCAGCTTCGCCCGCGGACATTGCCATTGATGTGGAAAGCGGGCAATTGCAAACACTGCTGGCTCCTCTTGCGAATGACCGGGTGACAACCATTCTGGGATTTACCGAAATTGATCGCAGTGGACGGCTTTACAATTCCGCCGCCGTTTTTCATCGAGGAACGGTCGCTGGCATTTACCGCAAACGACACCCTGCAATCCGTCATTCGGTTTACGAACCGGGCGACGAACTGCCTGTTTTCACTGTAGGTAACCTGACCTTCGGAATCACAATTTGCAACGATTCAAATCATGGCGAACTGGCGCGAACTTTAACCGCCAAAGGGGCGAAAGCATTGTTCGTCCCGACAAACAATGGCCTTCCTCTGTCAAAAGCGAAGCCGGAACTGGTCGCCGAAACCAGGAAGGTGGACATCGCGCTGGCAATCGAAAACGGCGTTTTCGTAATTCGCGCTGATGTCGCCGGAAGCATTGAGGGTTTGGTGTCTTACGGTTCATCCGGAATCGTTGCTCCCGACGGCAAACTGCTTCAATCAGCGCGACAGTTGGAGGCGGAGTTGATTGTGGCGGAGATTGAAATTGCGTCGCCTGAAATTTGGACGGGCGGAACTGCTGCGAAAAGCATCGCCGCCCAGGACAAAGATTCTCGCTTGGCGATGGAGGCACCCAACCTGCGCAAAGAAGGAGTCGGACCTTCCTGA
- a CDS encoding VOC family protein: MEPRVTPMIHVPDVGATVAWYESIGFATLDVGEICGEVVFALVSFGAGRVMFSADGQPSSQPRREVDLYIHTEQVDHLYETLKQRVQVQEQPHDTFYGMREFIIRDLNGFWLTFGEPSAKPSEQT; encoded by the coding sequence ATGGAACCGCGTGTCACTCCCATGATTCATGTCCCTGATGTAGGGGCGACAGTTGCGTGGTATGAATCCATCGGCTTTGCAACACTTGATGTTGGCGAAATTTGCGGCGAAGTCGTTTTCGCGCTGGTGTCTTTTGGCGCAGGCCGCGTGATGTTCAGCGCCGATGGGCAGCCCAGTTCGCAACCTCGCCGCGAAGTTGATCTTTATATCCACACCGAGCAGGTGGATCACCTGTACGAAACTCTCAAGCAGCGCGTCCAGGTGCAGGAACAACCGCACGACACATTTTACGGAATGCGCGAATTCATCATCCGCGATCTGAATGGCTTCTGGCTGACTTTTGGTGAGCCAAGCGCAAAACCTTCGGAACAAACCTGA
- a CDS encoding ABC transporter permease — MPDWKPEIRRRLVILQLAPMREAAIVEELAQYLEDCYEELLAGGATEATAHWQTLAELNSNHLLAAELQRVESYSAPDPVVPGATRRTNMIADFWQDLRYGARMLWKTPSFTLIVAITLALGIGVNTAVFSVVDAVLFRPIPFTQPDRLVEIWQQEENRQFAYPGLRWEAFEEWRGQTNIFERVEAYSPRSFTLTGGTEPEAVNGPAVSSGLFAMLGVNPRLGRGFQPSDAELGANHVVLISDSFWKKQFGGSLEALGKTLTLNDQPYTVIGVMPPNFKFPYGKFQLWIPLPLTPTDELKRPQRFIAIARLKGDLAVETAQASLNELSQRLSKEKPDPSGWGTKLSRLDAQRVNSGPRRALLVLLGAVGFVLLLACANAANLMLARAANRQGEIAVRLALGAGRGRLVRQLLTESLLLALLGGLLGITLAWFGVDALAKFVPSELTFLSVNEISLEHRVLIFTLGITLLTGIGFGLLPALKASRPNLQLALKGATGKATADRSQNRLRDALVIAEIALSLVLLAGAGLMMRSFLRLSNNPPGFDPQNLIAADLQLPQRRYPTAAQEADFFNRLHTMMTAMPGVEAVTVAAGVPPQGGGITFDLEIEVEGRPPEPPDPKLVLPFSHVDSHYFQTMQIPILQGRAFGEEDTINAPPSMIINQEMVRRYWPNESPIGQRIRLNKDGKWSTVVGVVGDVTLGKPGDGFSRMEIYYPWSQISRRTAQRTLIIRTTTEAKDLIAGIKNGIWALDKDQPIYQINLVEDRLSEALAEPRFYLFLFGCFAGLTLALVSMGIYGVMAYSMAQRTREIGIRMALGANRADVLKLALRYGMRLTLFGIAIGVTASLALSRLMASLLFGAPATDPSAFGGVALLLTAVALLACYLPARRATNTDPLVALRDE, encoded by the coding sequence ATGCCCGATTGGAAACCGGAAATCAGACGCCGCTTAGTGATTTTGCAGCTTGCTCCGATGCGCGAGGCCGCCATTGTCGAAGAGCTCGCGCAATACCTGGAAGATTGTTACGAAGAGCTGCTGGCTGGCGGCGCAACGGAAGCAACCGCGCATTGGCAAACCCTGGCGGAACTGAACAGTAATCATTTGCTGGCGGCCGAATTGCAGCGCGTGGAGAGTTATTCCGCGCCGGACCCAGTCGTGCCTGGAGCTACACGGAGGACAAATATGATCGCGGATTTTTGGCAAGACCTGCGCTACGGCGCGCGAATGTTGTGGAAAACTCCCAGCTTTACGCTCATCGTCGCAATCACGCTGGCGCTGGGCATTGGCGTCAACACAGCGGTATTCAGCGTGGTGGACGCGGTGCTCTTCCGCCCGATACCGTTTACGCAGCCAGATCGTTTGGTTGAAATCTGGCAGCAGGAAGAAAACCGCCAATTTGCCTATCCGGGTTTGCGCTGGGAGGCGTTCGAAGAATGGCGCGGACAAACGAACATTTTCGAACGGGTTGAAGCATATAGCCCGCGCTCGTTTACGCTGACAGGCGGAACCGAACCGGAAGCCGTTAATGGGCCTGCCGTCAGTTCGGGGTTGTTTGCGATGTTGGGCGTCAATCCCCGACTTGGGCGCGGCTTTCAACCATCTGATGCGGAGTTGGGAGCAAATCACGTCGTGCTGATCAGCGACAGTTTTTGGAAAAAACAATTCGGTGGCAGCCTGGAAGCTTTGGGAAAAACGCTGACGCTTAACGATCAGCCGTACACAGTAATCGGTGTGATGCCGCCAAACTTCAAATTTCCCTATGGCAAATTTCAACTTTGGATTCCACTTCCGCTGACGCCGACAGACGAATTGAAACGCCCGCAGCGGTTTATTGCCATCGCCCGGTTGAAAGGCGATCTTGCGGTGGAAACAGCGCAGGCGTCCTTAAACGAACTGAGTCAGCGATTGTCCAAGGAAAAGCCCGATCCGAGCGGGTGGGGAACCAAACTGTCCCGATTGGACGCACAGCGTGTCAATTCGGGGCCTCGGCGCGCGTTGCTGGTTTTGCTGGGCGCCGTCGGATTTGTGCTCCTGCTGGCCTGCGCCAATGCGGCCAATTTGATGCTGGCGCGCGCCGCCAACCGGCAGGGAGAGATTGCGGTGCGGTTGGCGCTGGGCGCTGGACGCGGACGATTGGTTCGACAACTGTTGACGGAAAGTTTGCTGTTGGCGCTGCTCGGCGGATTGTTGGGCATTACCCTGGCCTGGTTTGGCGTGGACGCGCTGGCGAAATTTGTCCCGAGTGAACTGACCTTCCTCAGCGTAAACGAAATCAGTCTGGAACATCGCGTGCTGATTTTCACCTTGGGAATCACGTTGTTGACCGGCATTGGGTTTGGCCTGCTGCCCGCGTTGAAAGCGTCGCGCCCCAATCTGCAGTTGGCGCTCAAAGGCGCAACCGGCAAGGCGACCGCAGATCGTTCGCAAAACCGTTTGCGCGACGCGCTGGTCATTGCCGAAATCGCATTGTCGCTGGTTCTGCTGGCAGGCGCGGGGCTGATGATGCGCAGTTTTTTGCGGTTAAGCAACAATCCGCCGGGATTTGATCCGCAGAATCTGATTGCCGCCGATCTTCAACTGCCACAGCGGCGATATCCCACAGCGGCTCAGGAAGCGGATTTTTTCAATCGCCTGCACACAATGATGACGGCAATGCCCGGCGTGGAAGCGGTGACAGTGGCCGCTGGCGTTCCACCGCAAGGAGGCGGCATTACCTTTGACCTGGAAATCGAAGTCGAAGGCCGCCCGCCCGAACCGCCTGACCCAAAATTGGTTTTGCCGTTCAGCCATGTTGATTCGCACTATTTTCAAACCATGCAGATTCCGATTTTGCAGGGACGCGCGTTTGGCGAAGAAGACACCATCAATGCTCCGCCATCCATGATCATCAATCAGGAAATGGTTCGCCGGTATTGGCCGAATGAAAGTCCAATCGGACAACGAATACGGCTCAACAAAGACGGAAAGTGGAGCACGGTCGTGGGCGTCGTTGGCGATGTCACGCTGGGCAAACCCGGCGACGGGTTCAGCCGGATGGAAATTTATTATCCCTGGAGCCAGATTTCGCGGCGCACGGCGCAGCGAACATTGATCATCCGAACGACAACCGAAGCCAAGGATTTGATCGCTGGCATCAAAAACGGCATCTGGGCGCTCGACAAGGATCAACCGATTTATCAGATCAATCTGGTCGAAGACAGGCTGAGCGAAGCGTTGGCCGAACCACGGTTTTATCTGTTTTTGTTCGGTTGTTTCGCTGGATTGACCCTGGCGCTGGTTTCGATGGGCATTTACGGCGTGATGGCGTATTCGATGGCCCAGCGCACGCGCGAAATCGGCATCCGCATGGCGCTCGGCGCCAATCGCGCGGATGTGCTGAAACTGGCGCTGCGTTATGGCATGCGATTGACGCTGTTTGGCATAGCGATTGGCGTGACCGCTTCACTAGCGCTGTCGCGGCTGATGGCATCGCTGCTGTTCGGCGCACCGGCAACCGATCCGTCAGCATTTGGCGGTGTCGCATTGCTTTTAACCGCGGTGGCGCTGCTAGCTTGTTATCTCCCGGCCCGCCGCGCGACCAACACGGACCCGCTCGTTGCACTGCGCGACGAATAA
- a CDS encoding ABC transporter permease translates to MRLEPMREAAIVEELSQYLEDCYEEVLGSGASPAAAYRRTLAELSTNEMLARELRGVERQVAPEPIAFGTNRRTNMLIDLWHDLRFGARLLRKHPGFTWIAVLTLALGIGANTAIFTVVDAALLRGLPYKGSDRLVQVWETRRLGEIKKMDASYPDYLDWGQQSDTIEGICGYTGWDGSFTLTGPAEAERIEGARVTASFFSVLGVTPLLGRSFFPQEDKPGAAPTVVINYGLWQRRFGADPKIVGQQIVLDGNGYTVLGVLPPSFQFAPMPKAQIWVPLRPTPFQLNRRFMHWLDVIARLRPGVSLAQAQTQMNAVGARIERENPDTHTGAGLTLVPLHEQIIGSVGALLWVLLGAVGCVLLIACANVANLQLLRAAARRQEISIRLALGATRWRLVRQLLSESLLLTVLGGGFGLLLASWGTNLLLAAIPTAQLETMPYLQNVALNGRVFGFTTALSLLTGIVFGLVPAWQSAKLDVHRALKDGNRTAGNKHHRFRSALVITEIALALVLLVGAGLLIKSSKQLLDVKLGFNPERLLTLQLELPAARYSSDDQARAFHQQLLAQIEALPGVTSVASVNWLPLQGGPGDLLRVEGQPQPPPSEVPKTTTHVVSSGYFRTMEIALLKGRYFTDADNQSAPDVLIINNALAKKLFGQQDPLGHRLFFEGGDPKPYEIVGVVDDERVGELDEESASVVYRPYLQNPWTKLNLAVRTTSDPDNIVAAIRHEVQRLDHNLALFDVAPMQQLIAERPATFLRQYPALLMTVFAVLALLLAVVGIYGVISSAVSQRTHELGIRMALGADRSEILRLVLGQGLRLALFGVICGLAAAFALTRLMRSLLFGVSTTDPLIFGLVAGLLITAALLACYLPARRATQLDPLAALRCE, encoded by the coding sequence ATGCGATTGGAACCAATGCGCGAAGCCGCCATCGTCGAAGAACTCTCGCAGTACCTGGAGGATTGTTACGAAGAGGTGCTGGGAAGCGGGGCGTCGCCAGCAGCAGCCTATCGCCGAACGCTGGCGGAATTGAGCACCAACGAAATGCTGGCGCGCGAACTGCGAGGTGTCGAACGGCAGGTCGCGCCGGAGCCTATCGCGTTCGGAACCAATCGGAGGACAAATATGCTTATAGACCTGTGGCATGACTTGCGCTTTGGCGCACGGCTGTTGCGGAAACATCCCGGTTTCACCTGGATCGCCGTGTTGACGTTGGCGTTGGGTATCGGGGCGAATACAGCGATCTTTACAGTCGTGGATGCGGCATTGTTGCGCGGACTTCCCTATAAAGGCTCCGACCGTTTGGTGCAGGTTTGGGAAACACGGCGGCTCGGAGAAATCAAGAAAATGGACGCTTCCTACCCGGATTACCTGGATTGGGGACAGCAATCAGACACCATCGAAGGCATCTGTGGTTATACCGGATGGGACGGCTCATTCACATTGACCGGGCCCGCCGAAGCCGAGCGAATCGAAGGTGCGCGGGTAACAGCGAGCTTCTTTTCTGTCTTGGGCGTTACGCCGCTGTTGGGCCGCAGCTTTTTTCCCCAGGAAGATAAACCGGGCGCAGCGCCGACTGTGGTGATCAATTATGGTTTGTGGCAGCGGCGCTTCGGCGCTGATCCCAAAATCGTCGGGCAACAAATTGTGCTGGATGGAAATGGCTACACTGTGCTTGGAGTGCTTCCTCCGAGCTTTCAGTTTGCGCCAATGCCGAAAGCACAGATTTGGGTGCCATTGCGACCGACTCCTTTCCAACTGAACCGGCGCTTTATGCACTGGCTGGACGTGATTGCCCGCCTTAGACCCGGCGTCAGTCTGGCGCAAGCTCAAACACAGATGAATGCCGTTGGTGCGCGCATCGAACGCGAAAATCCGGATACACACACGGGAGCGGGGCTGACGCTCGTTCCGTTACACGAACAGATTATAGGCTCCGTAGGAGCGCTGCTGTGGGTATTGCTGGGAGCGGTTGGTTGTGTGCTGCTGATTGCCTGCGCCAATGTTGCCAACCTACAGTTGTTGCGCGCGGCGGCGCGGCGACAGGAAATCAGCATTCGGCTGGCGCTCGGCGCAACACGCTGGCGGCTGGTGCGGCAACTGCTCAGTGAAAGTTTGCTGCTCACGGTGTTGGGAGGCGGCTTCGGGTTATTGCTGGCGAGTTGGGGAACCAATCTCCTGCTCGCCGCCATTCCCACCGCGCAATTGGAGACGATGCCATATCTGCAAAATGTGGCGCTGAATGGGCGCGTTTTCGGATTTACAACCGCTCTGTCGCTTCTCACCGGAATCGTATTCGGACTGGTTCCGGCTTGGCAATCCGCCAAACTCGATGTGCACAGAGCGCTCAAAGACGGCAATCGCACCGCTGGTAACAAACATCATCGGTTTCGCAGCGCACTCGTTATCACAGAAATCGCATTGGCCTTGGTGCTGCTGGTCGGAGCCGGTTTGCTGATCAAAAGCAGCAAACAATTATTGGACGTGAAGTTGGGATTCAACCCGGAGCGGTTGCTCACGCTGCAACTGGAATTACCCGCAGCCAGATATTCTTCCGACGATCAAGCCCGCGCGTTTCACCAACAATTGCTGGCGCAGATCGAAGCATTGCCCGGCGTCACCAGTGTAGCATCGGTTAACTGGCTCCCGTTGCAAGGCGGCCCTGGAGATTTGCTGCGCGTGGAGGGCCAACCGCAACCCCCACCCAGCGAAGTGCCCAAAACGACCACGCACGTGGTGAGTTCCGGTTATTTCCGAACGATGGAAATCGCCTTGCTCAAAGGGCGTTATTTCACCGATGCCGACAATCAATCCGCTCCCGACGTTCTGATCATCAATAACGCATTAGCCAAAAAGCTCTTCGGCCAACAAGACCCGCTGGGGCATCGGTTGTTTTTTGAAGGTGGAGACCCCAAACCGTATGAGATCGTTGGCGTAGTAGACGATGAACGCGTGGGAGAACTGGATGAAGAGTCGGCGTCAGTGGTTTATCGCCCCTATCTGCAAAATCCCTGGACGAAGTTGAACCTTGCCGTCCGCACCACGAGTGATCCCGATAACATTGTCGCCGCCATACGCCACGAGGTTCAACGCCTTGACCATAACCTGGCGCTTTTTGACGTCGCGCCGATGCAGCAATTGATTGCCGAACGTCCTGCCACTTTTCTGCGGCAATATCCGGCGCTGCTCATGACTGTGTTTGCAGTGCTTGCGTTGTTACTGGCCGTGGTCGGCATTTACGGCGTCATTTCCAGTGCGGTCAGCCAGCGCACCCACGAACTCGGCATTCGAATGGCCTTGGGAGCGGATCGAAGCGAAATCTTACGGCTCGTCCTCGGTCAAGGCTTGCGGCTGGCATTGTTCGGGGTGATATGCGGACTGGCGGCGGCATTCGCTTTGACACGATTGATGCGAAGTCTGCTGTTTGGCGTGAGCACGACTGATCCGCTGATTTTTGGTTTGGTCGCGGGATTGCTGATTACGGCGGCTCTGCTGGCTTGTTATCTGCCCGCGCGCCGAGCGACTCAACTTGATCCACTGGCGGCTTTGCGCTGTGAATAA
- a CDS encoding PadR family transcriptional regulator has translation MSHINTQKFDRELKKGGAELLVLSLLEARPRHGYEVRKLIETRSDGVLKFNAASLYPLLYRLEKRGWIEGKWIEKAGQRRRRYYKLTKDGKKVLAAQRSIWESFVAAINRVTGMESA, from the coding sequence ATGTCACATATCAACACACAAAAGTTCGACCGCGAATTGAAAAAAGGCGGCGCGGAATTATTGGTTCTCTCCTTGTTGGAAGCCCGCCCGCGGCACGGGTACGAAGTGCGGAAACTCATCGAAACGCGCTCCGACGGGGTGCTGAAATTCAATGCGGCATCGCTTTATCCACTGCTCTATCGCCTGGAAAAACGCGGCTGGATCGAAGGCAAGTGGATCGAAAAGGCCGGACAACGCCGTCGGCGCTATTACAAATTGACGAAAGACGGCAAGAAGGTGCTGGCCGCGCAGCGCAGCATCTGGGAATCATTCGTCGCGGCCATTAACCGCGTCACCGGGATGGAAAGTGCCTGA
- a CDS encoding ABC transporter permease, whose product MAKVARGFSIRFWLWLIRGIGVIVPQRLRADWRQEWEAELHWREAMLAEWDKLNWQNKLELFCRSLGAFWDALWLQRERWEDEMFQDIRFGMRMLLKHKGFTVVAVLTLALGIGATTALFSVIYGVLISPYPYAKPGEIWTPGLVSVKSNQTMRPYPPSAVAEMAKMPVFSDVMATGPGNMLLTGEYAPETIGAIRLSGNAFNFLGVPPLLGRTIQPSDIRPNGEPEPVTVLSFKRWQRMGGDPKVLGKTIRLNEESYTVIGVMPPRFGWWTDNGVWLPMGINARDTQMIFPIVRLKPGMTATTATQQLHTLHLEVAKNPQARFPNEDFTSKLTNYLDITVASGEMKRSLQLLFGAVAFLLLIACANVANLQLAKATGRAREMSIRMALGAGRGKLVRQLLTESVLLSAMGGLLGLLFAYWITQLMVTLMPSDFVPNESRIEVNRYVLFFCFGVSILTGILFGLVPALQSSRFNLVEKLKDESRGSSAASGGKVRAALVVVEVALAVVLLVSASLTIRSFLALQKVELGFQPEHVLGAGIPLPPKRYSTWEQRNRFAHDLLERVRNVPGVVAATIGNGGLPFGGPDTAYAIDGQPNLEARGISMVLAGADYLRTLSIPLRQGRMLTEQEVNTGERLAVINEAAVKLWPAGENPIGHRIRLNELEKPSRPNLLTSAGASPDVTIIGIMGNVQNDDVRNEPQPAVLVPYTLLAPPGRTLAIRAQGDPLALVNALRAQVQALDSQQPISNPITFEELMGFRTAQPRFTMALFSLFAALGLALALAGIYSVLSYLVSMRTREIGVRMALGAQSSDIHRLIFRMGGKLVCAGLCVGLIASVAMARLLGSQLDLFRVSATDPISLLSVIMLLGLVAAAACFLPARRATKVDPNEALRYD is encoded by the coding sequence ATGGCCAAGGTGGCACGAGGATTTTCCATTCGATTCTGGCTTTGGTTGATTCGCGGGATCGGCGTAATCGTGCCGCAACGTTTGCGCGCCGATTGGCGCCAGGAGTGGGAAGCCGAACTGCACTGGCGCGAGGCGATGCTGGCGGAATGGGACAAACTCAATTGGCAAAACAAACTGGAACTGTTTTGTCGCAGCCTGGGCGCATTTTGGGACGCGTTGTGGTTGCAACGAGAACGATGGGAGGACGAGATGTTTCAAGACATACGCTTTGGCATGCGAATGCTGCTTAAGCACAAGGGCTTTACCGTCGTAGCTGTGCTGACGCTGGCGCTGGGCATCGGAGCAACGACGGCCTTGTTCAGCGTGATCTACGGCGTGCTGATCAGTCCTTATCCATACGCAAAGCCCGGCGAAATCTGGACGCCCGGCCTGGTCAGCGTCAAATCGAACCAGACGATGCGCCCTTATCCGCCAAGCGCTGTTGCGGAAATGGCCAAGATGCCTGTCTTTTCCGATGTCATGGCTACCGGGCCGGGAAACATGTTGCTGACCGGAGAATACGCGCCGGAAACCATCGGCGCGATTCGCTTGTCCGGAAATGCGTTCAACTTTCTGGGCGTGCCGCCGCTGCTGGGCCGAACGATTCAGCCTTCGGACATTCGTCCCAACGGCGAGCCGGAGCCAGTGACGGTTTTGAGTTTCAAACGCTGGCAACGAATGGGCGGCGATCCAAAGGTTCTGGGCAAGACGATCCGATTGAACGAAGAAAGCTACACCGTCATCGGCGTCATGCCGCCGCGCTTCGGATGGTGGACGGACAACGGCGTCTGGCTCCCAATGGGCATCAATGCCCGCGATACGCAAATGATCTTTCCCATCGTGCGGTTGAAACCCGGGATGACGGCGACAACGGCAACGCAGCAACTTCACACGCTGCACCTGGAAGTCGCCAAAAATCCGCAAGCGCGATTTCCGAACGAAGATTTCACCAGCAAGCTGACCAATTACCTGGACATCACGGTCGCCAGCGGCGAAATGAAACGTAGTTTGCAATTGTTGTTTGGCGCAGTGGCGTTTCTGTTGCTGATTGCCTGCGCCAACGTCGCCAACCTGCAACTTGCCAAAGCGACCGGGCGGGCGAGAGAAATGTCCATTCGGATGGCGTTGGGCGCAGGGCGCGGAAAACTGGTGCGGCAACTGCTGACGGAAAGCGTCCTGCTGTCGGCGATGGGCGGATTGCTTGGATTGTTGTTTGCGTACTGGATTACGCAGTTGATGGTCACCCTGATGCCCAGCGACTTCGTGCCCAATGAATCGCGAATCGAAGTCAACAGGTATGTCTTGTTCTTTTGTTTTGGCGTTTCGATACTAACAGGCATTTTGTTTGGGCTGGTTCCGGCGTTGCAATCGTCACGCTTCAACCTGGTCGAAAAGCTGAAAGACGAATCGCGCGGCTCCAGCGCCGCGTCCGGCGGCAAAGTTCGCGCAGCGTTAGTGGTCGTCGAAGTTGCGTTGGCGGTCGTGTTGTTGGTCAGCGCCAGTTTGACCATTCGCAGCTTTCTGGCGCTACAAAAGGTCGAGCTTGGCTTCCAACCGGAACACGTGTTGGGCGCGGGCATTCCGCTTCCGCCCAAACGGTATTCGACGTGGGAACAGCGCAATCGCTTTGCACATGATTTGTTGGAACGCGTGCGAAATGTGCCCGGCGTTGTGGCGGCGACCATCGGCAATGGCGGTTTGCCATTCGGCGGCCCGGATACGGCGTATGCGATTGACGGACAACCCAACTTGGAAGCGCGCGGGATCAGCATGGTTCTGGCCGGGGCGGATTATCTGCGCACGTTGAGCATTCCATTACGGCAAGGCCGCATGCTGACCGAGCAGGAAGTCAATACGGGCGAACGCCTGGCCGTGATCAATGAAGCCGCCGTAAAACTTTGGCCCGCCGGAGAAAACCCGATTGGCCATCGCATTCGGCTGAACGAGCTGGAAAAGCCGAGCCGTCCGAATTTATTGACATCCGCCGGCGCGTCTCCCGACGTTACGATTATCGGCATTATGGGCAACGTTCAAAACGACGATGTGCGCAACGAACCGCAACCCGCAGTGCTCGTGCCTTACACCCTGCTGGCTCCGCCGGGACGCACACTCGCCATTCGAGCGCAGGGCGATCCGCTGGCGCTGGTCAATGCGCTGCGCGCGCAGGTGCAAGCGCTGGACAGCCAACAGCCGATCAGCAATCCAATTACCTTCGAAGAACTCATGGGCTTCCGAACGGCGCAACCGCGTTTCACGATGGCGCTGTTCAGTTTGTTTGCGGCGCTGGGGTTGGCATTGGCGCTGGCGGGAATTTACAGCGTGCTGTCATACCTGGTTTCCATGCGAACGCGTGAAATCGGCGTGCGTATGGCATTGGGCGCGCAAAGCTCTGACATTCATCGGTTGATTTTTCGAATGGGCGGCAAGTTGGTTTGTGCAGGCCTGTGCGTTGGCCTCATCGCCAGCGTTGCAATGGCGCGCTTGCTGGGCAGCCAGCTAGACCTTTTCCGCGTGTCCGCCACTGATCCAATTTCGTTGCTCAGCGTCATCATGCTGCTTGGATTGGTCGCCGCTGCGGCATGTTTCCTCCCCGCCCGCCGGGCAACCAAAGTTGATCCCAACGAAGCACTTCGTTACGACTGA